The following are encoded in a window of Paenibacillaceae bacterium GAS479 genomic DNA:
- a CDS encoding 4-hydroxybenzoate polyprenyltransferase codes for MIRKVRIFLEMIKFEHTIFALPFAYIGMLLGAVTMEGRLPSWAEAGWITLAMFGARSAAMGLNRLIDKAIDLKNPRTEKRALPAGLLKTGEVVLFVVLSFVLFFWAASKLDPVCIKLMPIAVFFLVIYSYAKRFTWLCHIILGLTIGLAPLGGWVAVTGEFAPAAWVFYVGIVFWLSGFDTIYALQDIDFDRNEKVYSIPARFGVKRSLMLAKCFHLVTSVCFIALFFMTDLSWIYLAGALISIGILFYEHLILGPDDMSRLQTAFFTMNGWLSITMLIFTLLDLTVLRAWA; via the coding sequence ATGATCCGCAAAGTACGCATTTTTTTAGAAATGATTAAATTTGAACATACCATTTTTGCCCTGCCGTTCGCTTATATCGGTATGCTGCTAGGTGCAGTGACGATGGAAGGGCGGCTTCCTTCTTGGGCGGAGGCCGGCTGGATTACTCTGGCCATGTTCGGCGCTCGCAGCGCCGCTATGGGCCTCAACCGGCTGATCGACAAAGCAATCGATCTCAAAAACCCGCGGACCGAAAAGAGGGCACTGCCTGCCGGCTTGCTGAAAACCGGCGAGGTTGTGCTTTTCGTTGTCCTGAGCTTTGTCCTCTTTTTCTGGGCGGCGTCTAAGCTGGATCCGGTTTGCATCAAGCTTATGCCGATTGCGGTGTTTTTCTTGGTTATCTACTCCTATGCGAAGCGTTTTACGTGGCTCTGCCATATCATTCTCGGCCTGACAATCGGTCTAGCACCACTGGGCGGCTGGGTTGCGGTCACAGGCGAATTCGCGCCTGCGGCCTGGGTGTTCTACGTCGGCATCGTTTTCTGGCTATCTGGCTTCGATACGATTTATGCCCTGCAGGACATCGATTTCGATCGCAACGAGAAAGTGTACTCCATTCCGGCTCGCTTTGGCGTCAAACGTTCTCTAATGCTGGCTAAATGTTTCCATCTCGTAACATCCGTTTGTTTCATCGCGCTCTTCTTTATGACCGACCTTAGCTGGATCTATCTGGCGGGCGCATTGATTTCCATCGGCATCCTGTTCTATGAACATCTAATACTTGGTCCAGATGACATGAGTCGTCTGCAAACAGCCTTTTTTACCATGAACGGTTGGCTCAGTATTACGATGCTTATATTCACGCTGCTTGATCTTACGGTGCTGAGAGCATGGGCATGA
- a CDS encoding demethylmenaquinone methyltransferase / 2-methoxy-6-polyprenyl-1,4-benzoquinol methylase, with the protein MNSSSKETHVHSVFQKIAPKYDMMNDLLSFRQHKAWRKFTMRKMNVRPGETAIDLCCGTCDWTLAIAKASGNGKIIGLDFSQAMLDVGQNKVNQEKLGDQITLVQGNAMELPYPDNSFDYATIGFGLRNVPDLHQVLREMRRVVKPGGKVVCLELSKPTWQPFKGIYYFYFEKLLPRVGKLVAKSYEQYKWLPDSLKAFPGRDELAEIFRETGLKSVSADPLTGGIAALHIGTKGTDGK; encoded by the coding sequence ATGAACTCAAGCTCCAAGGAAACACATGTTCATTCCGTTTTTCAGAAGATCGCTCCAAAATATGACATGATGAACGATTTGCTCAGCTTCCGCCAGCACAAAGCTTGGCGGAAATTCACCATGCGCAAGATGAATGTGCGTCCGGGAGAAACAGCAATCGACCTTTGCTGCGGAACATGCGACTGGACGCTTGCAATTGCCAAAGCGAGCGGCAACGGCAAGATTATTGGTCTTGATTTCAGCCAAGCGATGCTGGATGTCGGCCAGAATAAGGTCAACCAGGAGAAGCTTGGCGACCAGATTACGCTCGTTCAGGGCAACGCTATGGAGCTTCCTTATCCGGACAACAGTTTCGACTATGCGACGATTGGTTTCGGCTTGCGCAATGTTCCTGATCTTCATCAGGTGCTTCGCGAGATGAGGCGCGTTGTGAAACCAGGCGGCAAGGTTGTATGCCTGGAGCTGTCCAAGCCGACCTGGCAGCCTTTCAAGGGGATTTATTACTTCTACTTCGAAAAACTGCTGCCCCGCGTCGGTAAGCTGGTGGCCAAGTCTTACGAACAATACAAATGGTTGCCTGATTCTTTAAAGGCATTCCCAGGACGGGATGAACTTGCGGAAATTTTCCGCGAGACCGGACTGAAATCGGTAAGCGCAGATCCCCTGACCGGCGGCATTGCGGCGCTTCATATCGGAACGAAGGGGACAGACGGGAAATGA
- a CDS encoding heptaprenyl diphosphate synthase — MTDYRIPDLANKYTKHDMIQRYADLPPFPDARIRLLSAFLQYGSAAEHREVQSLAVSLVQLGLDTHDEVDIEAGERGMMQMRQRQLRVLAGDYFSSRFYQLLAGVGQIEMIQHLSGAICEANRLKTDLYQRMKRGQLLSEDYLELQSDIRGELLLSFSELIEERLKPAWKELVRSLSRLEVLVEERNKLDHSGSFYDSWGYWFVLEHGEPQDKRMLQEEAKRGAGVAALMIKKYGLASLLADKLGESAAQFGQFAVSLAPAKLAEEMALIGENLLRPAAGAAAGAAGEVR; from the coding sequence ATGACAGATTACCGAATACCCGATTTAGCCAACAAGTATACGAAGCATGACATGATTCAGCGCTACGCGGATTTGCCTCCGTTTCCAGACGCACGTATTCGGCTTTTGAGCGCCTTCTTGCAATATGGGTCCGCTGCGGAGCATAGGGAGGTTCAGTCCCTTGCGGTATCACTTGTCCAGCTAGGGCTGGACACTCACGATGAGGTGGATATAGAAGCCGGTGAGCGCGGCATGATGCAGATGCGTCAGAGACAATTGCGCGTACTGGCAGGCGATTATTTCAGCAGCCGATTCTATCAGCTGCTGGCAGGCGTCGGGCAAATCGAGATGATCCAGCACCTCAGCGGCGCTATTTGCGAGGCCAATCGCCTCAAGACGGATTTGTACCAACGGATGAAGAGAGGGCAGCTCCTATCAGAGGATTATCTGGAGCTGCAGAGCGATATCCGAGGTGAACTGCTCCTCAGCTTTTCTGAGCTGATTGAAGAGCGGCTGAAACCTGCTTGGAAGGAGCTTGTACGATCCTTGTCCAGGCTGGAAGTCCTCGTTGAAGAGAGGAATAAGCTGGACCACTCCGGCAGCTTTTATGACAGCTGGGGTTACTGGTTCGTTTTGGAGCATGGCGAGCCTCAGGACAAGCGGATGCTTCAGGAGGAAGCGAAGCGGGGAGCTGGCGTGGCAGCACTTATGATCAAAAAATACGGCCTGGCTTCTTTGCTGGCGGACAAGCTTGGCGAAAGCGCAGCTCAATTTGGGCAGTTTGCGGTTTCCCTGGCTCCGGCCAAGCTGGCGGAGGAGATGGCTCTCATCGGAGAGAATCTGCTTCGCCCGGCCGCGGGAGCGGCTGCTGGAGCGGCAGGTGAAGTGAGGTGA
- a CDS encoding transcription attenuation protein (tryptophan RNA-binding attenuator protein), with protein sequence MGQQEADYIVIKAKDQGVQVIGLTRGTDTRFHHTEKLDKGEVLIAQFTDHTSAIKIRGRATIMTPYGTVESGE encoded by the coding sequence ATGGGGCAGCAGGAAGCAGATTATATCGTCATTAAGGCCAAGGATCAGGGAGTCCAGGTCATCGGATTGACTCGTGGCACGGACACACGCTTTCACCATACCGAAAAGCTGGACAAAGGCGAGGTACTAATTGCCCAGTTCACGGATCATACTTCCGCAATAAAGATTAGGGGACGGGCGACAATCATGACCCCTTATGGCACGGTTGAGTCGGGAGAATGA